One genomic window of Cannabis sativa cultivar Pink pepper isolate KNU-18-1 chromosome 2, ASM2916894v1, whole genome shotgun sequence includes the following:
- the LOC115718454 gene encoding universal stress protein A-like protein, whose amino-acid sequence MAEIPTKERKILVAVDEGEESAYALSWCLKNVITDNSKDTLILLYAKPPRTVYTALDGTGYLFSSDIMAAMARYGNDVADCVIEKAKRTCTDLQDVKVESRIECGDPRDVICEVVEKIGADVLVMGSHGYGILKRAFLGSVSNHCAQNVKCPVLIVKKPKTNVENK is encoded by the exons ATGGCTGAAATACCAACGAAGGAGCGAAAAATCCTGGTGGCCGTCGATGAAGGTGAGGAGAGTGCGTACGCGCTGTCGTGGTGTCTGAAGAACGTGATCACTGATAATTCCAAAGATACCCTTATCTTACTCTACGCCAAGCCCCCACGAACCGTTTATACGGCTCTAGATGGCACAG GGTATTTGTTTTCAAGTGATATAATGGCTGCTATGGCTAGATACGGCAATGACGTGGCAGACTGCGTCATCGAGAAAGCTAAGAGAACGTGCACAGATCTTCAGGAT GTTAAGGTAGAGTCAAGAATAGAGTGTGGTGATCCTAGAGATGTGATTTGCGAGGTGGTGGAGAAGATTGGTGCTGACGTGTTGGTCATGGGAAGCCATGGTTATGGTATTCTTAAAAG GGCTTTTCTTGGTAGTGTGAGCAACCATTGTGCCCAGAATGTGAAATGTCCAGTGTTGATAGTGAAGAAGCCCAAAACAAATGTTGAGAACAAATGA
- the LOC115718493 gene encoding calreticulin: MAVGVRNPNFLCLISVLCLLSIASAKVFFEERFEDGWENRWVKSDWKKDENMAGEWNYTSGKWNGDANDKGIQTSEDYRFYAISAEFPEFSNKDKTLVFQFLVKHEQKLDCGGGYMKLLSGDVDQKKFGGDTPYSIMFGPDICGYSTKKVHAILTYNGTNHLIKKDVPCETDQLSHVYTFVLRPDATYTILIDNVEKQTGSLYSDWDLLPPKKIKDPEAKKPEDWDDKEYIPDPEDKKPDGYDDIPKEIPDPEAKKPEDWDETEDGEWTAPTIPNPEYNGPWSPKKIKNPNYSGKWKAPLIDNPDFKDDPDIYVFPKLKYAGIELWQVKSGTLFDNVLITDDPEYAKQVAEETWAKNKDAEKAAFDELEKKREEEETKDDVVDSDAEDEEEAEEHEEAAEESDAESKQEAAEDSDDDKHDEL; the protein is encoded by the exons ATGGCGGTCGGGGTTAGGAACCCTAATTTTCTCTGTTTGATCTCTGTTCTATGCCTTCTATCTATAGCATCTGCTAAGGTTTTCTTCGAAGAGCGATTCGAGG ATGGATGGGAGAACCGTTGGGTTAAGTCTGATTGGAAGAAAGATGAGAACATGGCTGGGGAGTGGAACTACACTTCTGGTAAATGGAACGGAGATGCCAATGACAAAG GTATCCAAACAAGTGAAGATTACAGATTCTATGCCATTTCGGCTGAGTTCCCTGAATTCAGCAACAAGGACAAAACTTTAGTATTCCAGTTTTTGGTTAAGCATGAACAAAAGCTTGACTGTGGTGGTGGATACATGAAGTTACTTAGTGGTGATGTAGATCAGAAGAAATTTGGCGGTGATACCCCATACAG CATTATGTTTGGACCAGATATCTGTGGCTACAGCACCAAGAAAGTTCATGCCATTCTTACCTACAACGGAACTAACCATTTGATCAAGAAGGACGTTCCATGTGAAACTGACCAACTCAGTCATGTTTACACATTTGTCCTCCGACCAGATGCAACCTACACCATCCTTATTGATAATGTTGAGAAGCAAACTGGCAGTCTTTACAGTGATTGGGATCTTCTTCCTCCTAAGAAAATCAAGGATCCCGAAGCTAAGAAA CCTGAAGATTGGGATGACAAGGAATACATTCCCGACCCCGAGGACAAGAAGCCAGAT GGTTATGATGATATTCCAAAGGAGATCCCCGATCCTGAAGCAAAGAAG CCTGAAGATTGGGATGAGACTGAAGATGGTGAATGGACTGCACCAACAATTCCCAACCCCGAGTACAACGGTCCATGGAGCCCAAAG AAAATTAAGAACCCCAACTACAGTGGAAAGTGGAAGGCACCACTCATTGACAACCCTG atttcaaggATGATCCCGATATTTACGTTTTCCCAAAGCTGAAGTACGCAGGAATTGAATTGTGGCAG GTGAAATCTGGTACCCTGTTTGACAATGTCTTGATCACTGACGATCCCGAGTACGCAAAGCAGGTGGCAGAAGAAACATGGGCCAAAAACAAAGAT GCTGAGAAGGCAGCATTTGATGAAttagagaagaagagagaagagGAG GAAACTAAGGATGATGTAGTTGATTCAGAT GCTGAGGATGAAGAAGAGGCCGAAGAACACGAAGAGGCTGCAGAGGAATCTGACGCCGAATCAAAACAGGAGGCAGCCGAAGACAGTGACGATGACAAGCATGATGAACTTTAG